The following coding sequences are from one Pigmentibacter sp. JX0631 window:
- a CDS encoding small ribosomal subunit Rsm22 family protein — MRNFYEIESKFFINIANYMNNWENYLGIFDNNTEKKALTQRIASHVQTLWNQFNQDRSKLDKHYMNTGDGFQAYIASFLLPNIERVFSTLVRDENIFAIESLFLVEKDELVITDFGCGPLSGTIGILSVLEYIFSINHKLILPKKIHINAIDRSDKIVDFGKKLLTKSLFESVVVSVEHITSPEKVTKNSDVILGINVFNEIPLKHRAKTLNSLYSKLNNGGLLLVMEPGQEEHAKSLGTLRNEFISANNDGQIISPCAHRKNCPLSTETTRKDWCWFRHSWNTPKTIALIDKFSKLDHHELNFSYLFVQKNSVQSAETFFARSISDEFPIEIKAKSPQIEYFKNNLVSGEKEEFLKMVEYEGGLNKILLCTKEGELESAFVIADPTQKPYRRGRRVKLDSELYMRAKERN; from the coding sequence ATGCGAAATTTTTATGAGATAGAAAGTAAATTTTTTATAAATATTGCCAATTACATGAATAATTGGGAAAATTATTTAGGAATATTTGATAATAATACTGAAAAAAAAGCTCTTACTCAAAGAATTGCTTCACATGTTCAAACATTATGGAATCAATTTAATCAAGATAGAAGTAAACTCGATAAGCATTATATGAATACTGGAGATGGCTTCCAAGCTTATATAGCTTCTTTTTTATTGCCAAATATTGAAAGAGTTTTTTCTACTCTAGTCAGAGATGAAAATATTTTTGCAATTGAAAGTTTATTTCTAGTAGAAAAAGATGAACTAGTTATTACTGATTTTGGTTGTGGTCCTTTAAGCGGAACGATAGGCATTTTAAGTGTACTTGAATATATTTTTTCCATAAATCATAAGTTAATTTTACCTAAAAAAATACATATTAATGCAATTGATAGATCGGATAAAATTGTTGATTTTGGAAAAAAGCTATTAACAAAATCTCTTTTTGAAAGTGTTGTTGTTTCAGTTGAACATATAACATCTCCTGAAAAAGTAACAAAAAATAGTGATGTTATTTTAGGAATTAATGTGTTTAATGAAATTCCATTAAAGCATCGAGCAAAAACTTTGAATTCATTATATTCAAAATTAAATAATGGAGGACTGCTTCTTGTTATGGAGCCAGGGCAGGAAGAGCATGCTAAATCTCTAGGTACTTTAAGAAATGAATTTATTTCTGCAAATAATGATGGGCAAATTATTTCTCCCTGCGCGCATAGAAAAAACTGCCCTCTTTCCACAGAAACAACAAGAAAAGATTGGTGTTGGTTTCGACACTCTTGGAATACTCCAAAAACAATTGCATTGATAGATAAATTTTCCAAATTAGATCATCATGAATTAAACTTTTCATATCTTTTTGTCCAAAAAAACTCTGTGCAATCTGCTGAAACTTTTTTTGCGCGTAGTATAAGTGATGAATTTCCTATTGAAATTAAAGCTAAGTCTCCGCAAATAGAATACTTTAAAAATAATTTGGTTTCGGGAGAAAAAGAAGAATTTTTAAAAATGGTTGAGTATGAAGGAGGCTTAAACAAAATTTTGCTTTGCACAAAGGAAGGTGAATTAGAATCTGCTTTTGTTATTGCAGATCCAACCCAAAAACCTTATCGTAGAGGAAGAAGAGTTAAACTGGATAGTGAATTATATATGCGAGCAAAAGAACGGAATTAA
- a CDS encoding CoA pyrophosphatase — protein sequence MTKKILKVFKKLEEMNGLDEYVPDLARRSAILLPILCPEKDFTEDLVKVGDWQLVFTIRASHLKEHAGEVSFPGGRIDAFESPLDTALREAYEEIGIKKTDIKASIKLNHSFARSGYHIEPFCALLLDKQDFIHNESEVSHVICLSIEKLLQIKCWTEERAIMNFTRKVWHYPIKIEEIGEIDIWGATGNILHDFLLRVKNLT from the coding sequence ATGACAAAGAAAATACTGAAAGTATTTAAAAAACTTGAAGAAATGAATGGTCTGGATGAATACGTACCAGATCTTGCAAGAAGATCTGCAATTTTGCTCCCTATATTATGTCCAGAAAAAGATTTTACCGAAGACCTTGTGAAAGTTGGTGATTGGCAACTTGTTTTCACAATACGCGCATCACACTTAAAAGAACATGCAGGTGAGGTTTCTTTTCCTGGTGGAAGGATAGATGCATTTGAAAGTCCTTTAGATACAGCTTTACGTGAAGCATATGAAGAAATTGGTATTAAAAAGACTGATATTAAGGCAAGTATAAAATTAAATCATTCTTTTGCACGTTCTGGTTATCATATAGAACCATTTTGTGCTTTGCTTTTGGATAAACAAGATTTTATTCATAACGAAAGTGAAGTCAGTCATGTAATATGTTTAAGCATTGAAAAGCTTTTGCAAATAAAATGTTGGACAGAAGAACGAGCTATCATGAATTTTACTCGAAAAGTATGGCATTATCCTATTAAAATAGAAGAAATTGGAGAAATAGATATTTGGGGAGCTACTGGAAATATTTTGCATGATTTTTTATTGCGAGTTAAAAATTTAACGTAA
- the mltG gene encoding endolytic transglycosylase MltG — protein sequence MSKKIFVSLFIIFSIIITGIFYWYKTPNPSNLQAVDYYLQDGTNFSKLAFDLEKLHVIRYPKLLVDYARIMQLTGNLRVGTYRFEKDVTPEEVISKLVKGDILTIKVTIPEGLNIYQVAEKLTQDFPKVPVKKWLELMNSKELIQFLSLNYSIQNLEGFLFPETYVFDPNLPPKQVIKGILSAFKKNVTPDMYEKARKLGFSPLEYITLASIVEKETAAASERERVAGVYFNRIKIKMKLQADPTVIYGMWSRYKGNITKKDLLTPTPYNTYTNYGLPPGPIASPGLASLKATLNPISNDLYFVAKGDGTHVFSKNLNDHNKAVKNYVLFLKESKRKEKN from the coding sequence ATGAGTAAAAAAATATTTGTTTCATTATTTATAATATTTAGCATTATTATAACAGGAATATTTTATTGGTATAAAACACCAAATCCCTCTAATTTACAGGCTGTAGATTACTACTTACAAGATGGAACTAATTTTAGCAAGTTAGCATTTGATTTAGAAAAACTGCATGTAATTAGATATCCTAAATTGTTAGTTGATTATGCAAGAATAATGCAGTTGACTGGAAATTTAAGAGTTGGAACTTATCGATTTGAGAAAGATGTAACGCCTGAAGAGGTTATTAGTAAATTAGTAAAAGGTGATATTTTAACTATTAAGGTAACAATACCTGAAGGTTTAAATATTTATCAAGTTGCAGAAAAATTAACACAAGATTTTCCAAAAGTACCAGTTAAAAAATGGTTAGAGCTTATGAATTCAAAAGAACTTATCCAATTTTTGAGTTTAAACTATTCAATTCAGAATTTAGAGGGATTTCTTTTCCCTGAAACTTATGTTTTTGATCCAAATTTACCTCCAAAACAGGTCATAAAGGGAATATTATCTGCATTTAAGAAAAATGTAACACCCGATATGTATGAAAAAGCAAGGAAGTTAGGATTTTCACCATTAGAATATATTACATTAGCTTCCATAGTTGAAAAAGAAACAGCAGCTGCTTCTGAGCGAGAAAGGGTTGCAGGAGTGTATTTCAATAGAATAAAGATTAAAATGAAATTACAGGCAGATCCTACGGTAATATATGGTATGTGGAGTAGATACAAAGGAAATATTACTAAAAAAGATTTGCTAACTCCTACCCCGTATAATACATACACTAACTACGGGTTGCCGCCCGGACCTATAGCAAGCCCTGGTCTTGCAAGTTTAAAAGCAACACTAAATCCTATTTCAAACGATCTATATTTTGTTGCTAAAGGGGATGGGACTCACGTCTTTAGTAAAAACTTAAATGACCACAATAAAGCTGTTAAAAATTATGTTCTGTTTTTAAAAGAAAGTAAACGTAAGGAAAAAAATTAG
- a CDS encoding HAMP domain-containing sensor histidine kinase encodes MAKNKNKFEKLNLKRLKIRLNFFSFLLIIIFYFFIISIFLVFVIKSSAENKNLILDKKNHIFNLYVSEIFKNISLLANSTEFIDYVRSGNLSRSNLNTQILNTFSHYLGKEIIGFSINDLNSVEMLFIGKKSNTKLKLTVCYLNDKTDYEYGRCSANLIIYFNKFLIFEKIKKIEPAVEECINCSPFYLKNGSIIDNLYVKEGDNFQIKYTITNNIFLSTTNFLFVSVLIILLLILFIFLINHWILNSYIFNPIKNLHEFIKNDSKKYNFKLSEIDEISSTIIKYKNFELLKFEVSKQLEISKIAVQVAHDIKSPILALNMFFEKEKIFLPEESRIIIRNSIQRIQDIANNLIFKHQESNKKNNDRLNNLSTHLVSSIIHSLVSEKRIQFRNLIDINIEEKFLHNSYGLFASIQINEFKTILSNLINNSVESFDEKKGNIYVTLNESDGKICISIEDNGKGIKSDLIPKIVEKGESFGKPNGNGLGLYHAKETLKSWGTFLEIESELMKGTKISIYLDKKPPPSWFVSEIEIQQDSILIIVDDDISIHNIWSERLKEINVSNNFFEVIHFTDPNLFIEWKNKLTENSSINKNKMYYLCDYEFINHPLNGIQIIENLGIKDSSILITSHFEDYNFTESCNLKKIKLIPKSLVHFVPIKIKLKEINIPKNIILIDDEEFIYNIWKLDKRFNNIYYFNDPYLFLSKMSHFEKSLPIFIDSCLGNNIKGEELAKEMYHYGFKEIYLNTNYPKEIFQEMYWIKKIINKDSSNYF; translated from the coding sequence ATGGCAAAGAATAAAAATAAATTTGAAAAACTAAATTTAAAAAGATTAAAAATAAGATTAAATTTTTTCTCATTTTTACTAATAATTATATTTTATTTTTTCATAATATCTATTTTTTTAGTTTTTGTAATAAAATCTAGCGCTGAAAATAAAAATTTAATACTTGATAAAAAAAATCATATCTTTAATTTATATGTTAGTGAAATATTTAAAAACATATCTTTACTTGCTAACTCAACTGAATTTATTGACTATGTAAGATCTGGAAATCTTTCAAGATCAAATTTAAATACACAAATACTAAATACATTTAGTCACTATTTAGGCAAAGAAATTATTGGATTTAGTATTAATGATTTAAATTCTGTCGAGATGCTTTTTATAGGTAAAAAATCAAACACTAAATTAAAATTAACTGTTTGTTACTTAAATGATAAAACAGATTATGAATATGGAAGATGCTCAGCAAATTTAATTATTTACTTTAATAAATTTCTAATTTTTGAAAAAATAAAAAAAATCGAACCTGCAGTTGAAGAATGCATAAATTGTAGCCCGTTTTATTTAAAAAATGGATCTATCATAGATAATTTATACGTAAAAGAAGGTGATAATTTTCAAATAAAGTATACAATAACTAATAACATTTTTCTAAGTACAACAAATTTTTTATTTGTATCAGTTCTAATTATTTTACTACTAATACTTTTCATATTTCTAATTAATCATTGGATTTTAAATTCATATATATTCAATCCAATTAAGAATCTTCATGAATTTATTAAAAATGATTCAAAAAAATACAATTTTAAATTATCTGAAATTGATGAAATTTCCTCCACTATAATTAAGTATAAAAATTTTGAATTACTTAAATTTGAAGTTTCTAAACAACTTGAAATATCTAAAATTGCAGTACAAGTAGCTCATGATATAAAATCTCCAATATTAGCACTAAATATGTTTTTCGAAAAGGAAAAAATATTTTTGCCAGAAGAGAGTCGAATTATTATCCGAAATTCTATTCAAAGAATTCAAGATATTGCAAACAACTTAATATTTAAACATCAAGAAAGCAATAAAAAAAATAATGATAGATTAAATAACTTATCTACACATTTAGTTTCAAGTATAATTCATTCCTTAGTATCTGAAAAAAGGATACAATTTAGAAATTTAATTGACATAAATATTGAAGAAAAATTTCTGCATAATTCATATGGTTTATTTGCCAGCATTCAAATTAATGAATTTAAAACTATACTTTCTAATTTAATAAATAATTCAGTTGAATCTTTTGATGAAAAAAAAGGGAATATTTATGTCACACTGAATGAAAGTGATGGAAAAATTTGTATCTCAATTGAAGATAATGGAAAAGGTATTAAATCTGATTTAATACCAAAAATAGTAGAAAAAGGAGAAAGTTTTGGAAAACCTAATGGTAATGGGCTTGGATTATATCATGCAAAAGAAACTTTAAAATCCTGGGGAACATTTTTAGAGATTGAGTCAGAATTAATGAAAGGCACAAAAATTAGTATTTATCTAGATAAAAAGCCACCGCCCTCTTGGTTTGTTTCAGAAATTGAAATTCAACAAGATTCAATTTTAATTATAGTTGATGATGATATTTCTATTCATAATATTTGGAGCGAAAGATTAAAAGAAATTAATGTATCCAATAATTTTTTTGAAGTTATTCACTTTACTGATCCAAATTTATTCATCGAATGGAAAAATAAACTTACAGAAAACTCTAGCATCAATAAAAATAAAATGTATTATTTATGTGATTATGAATTTATTAATCATCCCTTAAATGGAATTCAAATAATTGAGAATTTAGGAATAAAAGATAGCTCAATTTTAATTACGAGTCACTTTGAAGACTATAATTTTACTGAATCATGTAATTTAAAAAAAATAAAATTAATACCTAAAAGTTTAGTCCATTTTGTTCCAATTAAAATTAAATTAAAAGAAATAAATATACCTAAAAATATTATTCTTATTGATGATGAGGAATTTATATACAATATTTGGAAACTTGATAAAAGATTTAATAATATATACTACTTTAATGATCCTTATTTATTCCTATCAAAAATGTCTCACTTTGAAAAGAGTTTACCTATTTTTATAGACTCATGTTTGGGAAATAATATAAAAGGAGAAGAACTAGCTAAAGAAATGTATCATTATGGCTTTAAAGAAATCTATTTAAATACTAATTATCCAAAAGAAATATTTCAAGAAATGTATTGGATTAAAAAGATAATAAACAAAGATTCTTCAAATTATTTTTAA